The window CCCCATGCCGCCACAACCGACGATGCCGATGCCAACCTTCGCCATCGCGCGCCTCGCTTTCGCCACAGTGGGAGGGTCCTCGAGCACGGCCAAGAGCATACACTTCCGCCCCGCCGTGTCAAGCCCTCACATCTTGATGCTGCTGACGAGGCTCAGGACCCCCAGGAAGGTGGTCGCGTAGCCGATGGAGCGCCGCAGGATGGATTCAGGCAGCACCTTGACGGTCCACGTGGCAGCCGGCACGGAGGCCATCGCACCGACCACTAGGGGCACTGCCAGGCCCCAGTCGAGCGACTGACTCAGGCTGAAGTACGCAATCAGCCCCACCAGGCACACGACTCCTTCGGCCAGCGACGTGATCCCGATGGCATTCTTCCCAGGCACCCCCGCGAGCACCTGCCCGCCTGTGAGCAGCGGCCCGTAGCCCCCGCCCGAGATGCCCTTGTTGAACGCGGCCACTGTGCCAAGGCCCACGATCTTGCCCCACGAGAACCGCCCTATCCCCTTGCCCGCCAGAATGATGAAGAGGCCGACCGCAAGCACCATGGCGCCGATGTAGAGCTTCACAGCCTGCTTCGGCAGGTTCACGGCCAGCACCACGGCCGCGAGGGCCCCCACCACGGAACAGAGCGCCAGGATCCAGGTCGTCGTGAACGCCCGGGTACCACGCCTCAGGTCCACATTGCCGAACCCATGGTGCATCAACCCCGCGGAGATCCCGGTGAAGAACTCCGACAACAGCACCGCGGGGACAATCTGTAGGGGGGAAAAGCCCAGGATCATGAGGAGCGGGGTGAGCGTGGTGCCGTAACCCATGCCCAGCGAAGAGTCCACGTACTCCGCCACAAAGGCCATCAGGCCGATGGCCACGAACCTCCACGCCCCGCCCACCGCGAGACCGGGCATTCGCGTGAAAGTCAAGGCGAGCAGAAGGCCGCCCAGTGCCACCAGCCCGATGTTCCAGGCGACGCGGAGGCGCCGCGCAGGGGCCTGCTCGTCAGCGGCCATCAGGGTTTCTCCGCTCAACTTCATTCTTTACTCCTATCTGTGTAATAGGCTTTGCACAACAGAAAAAAGGCGACTCACGCCTTCCTCACTGCCCGACGGGCCTCCGCGGCCATCTGGGCCACCGTCTCCTGGTCCAGCACCGCAGCGATGTTGTCGCGCACCCGCAGCATGAGCAGGCGCAACCAGCAGGTCTCGATGGGATACGGGCAATCGGGGTCGTGGTGCGGCGCCGTGCGGCTGGCGCACGGGATCGGCGCCAGGGGGCCATCCACTGCGCGGATCACGTCGCCCAGCGTCACCTGCTGCGGCGGAACCCGCAGTGCGTACCCTCCTTCCTTGCCCCTCTCGCTCACCAGGAACCCCGCCTTGCGCAGGGTTGTGAGCACCTGCTCCAGGTACTTCACCGATATCCCCTCACGCTTCGCAAGCGTGGCAGCCGACAGCGCCTCCTTGCCGTAGCCATCGGCCAGATGCGGCAGAACGCGCAGGGCGTAGATTCCCTTTTTCGACAGTTTCATAATCTTCAAATCCTATATTGTCAGGGGCTATTATACAGGACGCAGCTCGGTTGTCAAGGCTATTTCGTCTGTTGTCCCCGACTTCGGGTCCCGGGAGCCTTCCTGGAAACCTAAGCCCCGCTCGCCCTCCCGAATGTTCTCGTCGTCCCTACGCTCTGCTCCCTTCTCTCGTCCCTACGCTCCGCTCCCTTCTCTCGTCCCTACGCTTCGCGTGGGGACGAGCCTCTTGGCCGCTCCGCGGCCTCTTCTTCTTCCTCTTCTTCTTCGTGGAAGAAAACCTCCCGGGGTTGCGAACCCGCGGGAGATTGGGGCTGGACGCAGGAGCGTCCGGATTTCCGCCCCCACGCAGAGCGTAGGGGCGAGAAAGAGAAGGGGACGGAGCGCAGGGGCGAGAAGGGTGAGAAGGCATCGGCGAGAGGGGAAAGAGGCGTAGGGGGCAGCATGAGAGCCGCGCCCTCCCGACCGTTCCAACTCGGTGCAGCGCGTGGGCGTGCCAGCTCCTGGCGGACCTGGCGGCTCCACGGGGGAGCTGTGCCGAGCGGCTGGCGGCCGAAGCCTGTCCATACTTGCTCAACCCTGTGAGGGGGGAATGAGCAAGTATGGGTAGATGGGCGAGCATGGGCGGTTCTCGCGGCTCCGGCCATTCCGGCTCATCTGCGGGATGAGCAAGTATGGGGGCGGGAGCGACCGTAGAGCCTAAGGCGTTGCGACATAAGTGGTTATGGGTAGGACTCGCTGGCGGAGTAGCCAGCGTCCCACGCTCCCCAGCGACTGACATGTCGGAATCGCCAGACCCTGTCGCCGACGCGTGGACCTGCCCCGCCATGTGGGATTTCGGCAACGTGGTCGCCATGGTGTATCACCCCTGTGCGGGAGAATGTGATACACCATGGCAGCACCGGCCACGGGAGCGGCCGTACCGCAAGAGCGCTTGCCGAATCACCTGTCGGGCGCTGACGGGGCGATGGATGGCCGCGGGGACAGCCTGTGTGCCTTGTCAGAGGTCGGACTCATCGGACCCGCGTGCTCTTGGACCCGCGGCCTCGCGCGTCGAGAGGAACACACCGGCCAGAGCGACGATGCCCCCCAGGAGCATGGGGGCGGTGAGCCGCTCGTCGGGCAGGAGCAGAAGGGCCAAGGCCACGCCCCCGACCGGAACGACGAACTGAAGCGGGCCGAGGACGTTCGCCGGCAGGTCCTTCAGCGCCACGTACCACGCGGTGAAGCCGAACGCTGTGGGCACGAGGGCAAGGTAAACCCCGGCCAGCGCGCCCCGCCACGGCAGCGCCAGGCCCTTCCCCATCGCCAGGCAGGCGACGAGAAACGCCACGCCGCCGATGAGCATGCTCAGCGTCGTCGTCACCAGACCGCCGTGCCGCCGAACCACGCGCCGCCCAAACACGGTGTAAGCCGCCCACGAGAGGCCCGACAGCCCCGCGAGAACGCCGCCGAGCACGTGGCGCGGGTTCTCGTGAGCCTGCTCGGGCGACACCCCTCCCAGCACGAGCACGCACCCCGCCACCCCGAGCGCCACCCCGCAGACCTTGCCCACGCCCACCCGCTCTCCCACCAGAAGCGACAGCGGCACGATGAGCACGGGGTTGGAGTTCATGATGACCTGGACGACGATCGAATGGGTGTGCTGAAGCGCGAGGAAGACGAAGAAGCCCATGGCGAACCCGCCCGTGAGGCCCAGAAACAGGAACGGAGCCGGCTCGCGGATCACCACGCCGAGGGCCCCGCCGCGTCCGCTCAGGATCAGCGTGGCGGCCAGAACGAGGCCCGTGAGGCCGAAGCGGTAGAGGCCCAACACCACAGGGTCGGTGGCGTGATGGCGGATCGTCATCCTGCCGAGCACGAAGACCGTGCTCCAGGACACGCAGGCGAGAACTCCCAGCACCAGGGCGCGGCGGCTCACGGCGGCTCTCTCCGTCCGGCGGTGCTCCGCCGGCGGGCGTATCATAGTCGAACGGGGCATCGCGCGCCAATGTCGCCTTGACAAGCGCCCGCGGAAGCCTATCATGTCGCACGCGAGACTGAGGCCACAAGGGGCGCGGCATGCGTGTGGGGATCGTGCAGATGCGGGTGGAGACGGGCGAGAAGGAGGCCAATCTCGAGCGCGCGCTGGTGGGGATCGCCGAGGCGGCCGAGCAGCGCGCCGACGTGGTGGTGCTGCCCGAGTGCCTGGACCTCGGCTGGCTGTGCGGGCGCGCCCGCGAGCTGGCCGAGCCGGTGCCGGGCACCCTCAGCCGCCGGCTGGCCGAGGCGGCCCGGGCGCACGGCGTGTACCTGTGCGCAGGCTTCACCGAGCAGGCGGGCGAGAGCTTCTACAATTCGGCGCTGCTCTTCGACCGCATGGGCCGCCTGATCCTCAAGCACCGCAAGATCAACGAACTGGAGGTCGGGCTGAGGACCTACTCGCGCGGCTCGGAGCTGCGCGTGGCCGACACGGAGTTCGGACGCATCGGCGTGAACATCTGTGCGGACAACTGGGTGCCGTTCATTGACCAGACGCTCGCCTGCATGGGTGCGCGCGTGGTGCTCTCGCCGTGCGCCTGGGCCTGCGAGCCCCGCAAGGAGGCCGCCAACAGCAAGGCGATCCGCGAGCGGTTCAAGAAGCGCACCACCGAGAGCCCCATCTTCCTCGTCGGCGCCAACAGCGTGGGCGAACTCACCGACGGCCCCTGGAAGGGCCGCATCCTGCACGGCCGCAGCCTCGTCTACGGGCCCGGCGGCCGCGAACTCGCCGCCGGACACCTCAACAAGGAGCAAATCCTGTACTGTGACATCGCGTGAACCCGGGGAGGAGAAGCAAGGAGAGACGAATGCAGATCGGGTTTCTGACCGCGTGCATGGGCAAGAAGTCGCTCGAGGACGTCGTGCGAGTCGCCTCGGAGCTCGGGTTCGCCGCGCTCGAGGTCTCCGTGGGCCATCTGCCGGCGGACCGGGCGATCAAAGAGGCGTCGAAGATCAAAGACCTGTTCGCCGAGAACGGGCTGGCGATCTCGAGCCTCGCCGCCTACAGCAATCTGCTGGAGGCCGACGAGGCGAAGCGCCAGGCCGCCATCGCCGCGTTCAAGAAGAACGTGGACGCCTGCGTGGCTGTCGGCACGCCGATCCTGTGCGCCATGACCGGCATGCCGGTGCCCGGGAAGAGCAAAGAGCAGACGATCGCCGAAGACTTCAAGACGGTCTTCACCCCGCTCGCCCAGTACGCCGAGGACAAAGGGATCAAGATCGCCTTCGAGAACTGGTTCCCCACGCTGCTCCAGCACTTCGACCTGTGGGACGCCATCCTCGCCGCCGTGCCCTCGCCCGCCATCGGGTTCAACTACGATCCGTCGCATCTGATCTGGCAGGGCATTGACTACCTGGGCGGGGTGGACCGCTACAAGGACCGTATCTTCCACACGCACGCCAAGGACACGGAGATGAAGGCCGAGGTGCTGGCCCGGCGCGGGTGCCTGGCGGGCGGCTGGTGGCGCTACGTGATCCCCGGCTACGGCAGCGTGGAGTGGGGCAAGTACGTCGGCCGCCTGCGCCAGATCGGCTACAAGGGCGTGCTGAGCATCGAGCACGAGGACGGCGCCTTCAGCCCCGAGGATGGGCTCGACAAGGGCATCAAGTACCTGCGGCTGTTCGTGTGAAACCGGCTGCTTCCGCGTGGAGACAGGACCGATAGGACAGATGGGACGCATAGGACAGGCAGCTCTTGTCCTACCGGTCCCATAGGTCCTATCGGTCCTACTCTATTCCGTGCGAGCGAGCATCGCCCGGAACTCCCGGAACCCGAAGGGCACGCGCACACCCCGCACGAGGAAGTGCGCGATGGCCGCGGAGTAGAGCCTGCGCGGCTCGCGCGAGCCGGAGGGCGCAGCCCGGAGGCCCTGGAGGTACTCGGCGAGATCGGCCTCGGTGGCCGCCGGAGGACGCGGGGCGGAGATGCCCCGCTCCTCGGGGGCGCAGGTGACGACGAGGTCGTGGGTAACGGCGCCCTCGGCGGTGAACTGCTTGAAGCTCTGGTTCGGGCCTTTGTCGAAGGTGACGGCGGCTTCGACCGCGAAGCCGGCGTCGGCGAGGGCATCCTGGAGGGCGCGCCAGACCTCGGCCGCGGTGTTGTGGAAGACGATGCTGAAGCGCCCGCCGGGCCGCAATACGCGGCGCACCTCGCCGAATGCCTGGGCCATGAGCCGCCGATAGTCCTCCGCGCCCTTCCTCTGCGTGCGGCTCATCACCGCCTCGTCGGGCACGTGGGTGCGCACGCCCAGCCACGATTCCCACACCAGGTTCAGTTCGGAGTACGCGATGTTGGCCCCGAATGGCGGGTCGGTGAAGGCGTAGTCTATGCTGGCGTCGGGGATGTTCGAGAGGTCCGTGGCGCTCTGGGTGGAGATGCGGACGGCGTCTCGCTCCACGGGCTGGAAGAGCAGGCCATCCTTGGCGAGCCCTGAGTCCCGGCTGTACCGAACCACGTCGTCCACCTTGCGCTGGAAGAGGGCGAGGACGTTGAGTTCGGGGTGGAAGCCCGGGATGTACATGGTGCCGAGGATCGGCCCGGGCGCGGCGCCGAGCGCGGGGATGTACTTGTTGGTGCGGGAGGCCCGGGGCATGGCGCCGGTGAGGCAGAAGAAGAGCCCGCGGCGGCACTCGAGGCCGGGCAGCGTGGCCGCCGCGTGCCAGAGGGTGGCGAGGGCGCGCAGGTTGCGGCGGGTGAAGAGCTGGTCCACCCGGCCGATGCCCTGCTTGTGCACGCGGGCGATCTCGTCGCCCCGCGTGGGGATGGGCGTGGTGGGGTGCGGGACGCGCTGCTCCCAGTCGCCCGCGCCGGCGGCCTGCGCGAGCGCGCGGTCGGCCTCGGTGGGCGGGGCCTCCTGGCGGCCGCAGCCGCGGCAGTCCAGGGCGATCCGCACGGGCACCGGGTCGAGGCGGCGCCAGCCGCCGCGCGGGGCCTCGCGCGGGCAGTGCGGGCACGCGAGCCGGCCCGCCACGCGGCGGCCCTTGCGGGCAACGTCCCACAGGGCGAATTCGCCGCCGCAGTCCGGGCAGGCGTAGCGGTCGCTCCAGACGGTGTAGGCGATGGAGGCGGCCCCGCCGCAGGACCGGCAGGTGGTGGCGTACAGCGGGTCGAGTTCGCCGGCAACGGCGGCGAGGAGACGCTGCGCCTCGCGGCGGAGGCGCTGGGGGTCGGGCGGCGCGCAGTAGTTGCTGGCGATGAAGGTCGCCGCCGGCGAGAGGTCCACGAGCACGGCGCGGCGGCCGGCCCGGAGTGCGGCGACCCCGGTCATGCCCGAGCCGCAGAAGGGGTCGAGCACCACGCCGCCCGGGCTCGTGTAGTGCTCGATGAAGGGGACGATGCCCTCGGGCGGCACCTTGGTGTGATAGGAGTGCGCGCGATAGGCGGCGGAGCCCTTCGAAGCGGCCACATCGGTGGGCGGCCCCGCCTCCGCGGCACGGCCCTGGCGGCGGCCCGCCGCGAGGAAGGGGGCGATAGCGGGGTTGGCGCCCACGGTGTAGATGGGGGGCCGTTCCAGGCGCGGCGGTTGATAGGGCGGGTGGCTCACGCGTGCCTGGTGCCTGCGAAGGGGCGTCGCCGGGGCCGTTGCCCGCCATTGCCGCCGTGGCCGTTGCCGTTGCCGTTGCGCCGCGGGGCGAAGCGCGCGTGGCCGGGGCCGACGAGGCGGTGGGTGGCGGCGAGGAGCTGGGCCGAGGGTTCCACGTACATGGATCTGCCGACTCGGAGCGTGTAGGCGCTCTGGTCGAGGAGGCGGATTCGGACGTAGACGGGCAGTTCGCCGTGGTGCGCGGCGCACAGGTCGCGGAGCTCGGTGAGGGTGGCCTCGTTGGCCGCCGCCTCATCTACATCCACGATCAGGCTGCCGGCCAGCAGGGCGTGTGCGCGTTCGATGGGGATGATTTGCTGGGCGCGCAGGGTGGGCTCGTTGCCCTGGTAGTCCACGCGCCCGCGGATGAAGACGATGGCGCCCTCCTTGAGAAGCTGGCCGTGCTGGGCGAACTCCTGGGCGAACATGACGCCGCGGGCCGTGCCGTCGAGGTCGGAGAGTTCGTAGCGCGCCCAGCGCTGCCCCTCGAATCGGCCCTTGCGGGTGACGGAGATGCGCACGCTGTCCACGATGCCCCCCACGACCACCTCGGTGCCGTCCTCTGTTTGCGCGAGCTGGGCCGTGGTGGCCGTGGCGTACATGCGCAGCACGTCCTCGTGCTCCTCGAGCGGATGGCCCGAGACGTAGAAGCCCAGGAGGTCCTTCTCCCAGGCCTGCTGCTCGTTCTTGGGCACGTCGGGGACGTCGGGGAGCTGCTCCTGAGGCGGCGTCTGCTGGTCGGCGAGGAGGTCGAAGAGGCTGGCCTGGCCGCGCGAGCGGTCCTGCTGTGCGGTGGCGCCGACCTGGAGGGCGCGGTCGAGGCCCGCCAGGAGCTGGCCGCGCGTGCCGCCCAGGGAGTCGGCGGCGCCGCACTTGATGAGGGTCTCGAGGGCGGCGCGGGTGACGAGGCGGCTGTCGCAGCGCTCGCACAGGTCGAAGAGCGAGCGGAAGGGGCCGCCAGCCTCGCGGGCCGCCACCAGGGCGTCGGCCGTCTTGTCGCCCAGGTTCTTGATGGCGCCCAGGCCGAAGCGGATCTGGCGGCCCTCGGTGCGGAAGTCGGTGTAGCTGCGGTTCAGATCGGGCGGAAGGACCTCGATGCCGTGGGCCTTGGCGTCCTTGACGAAGGCGTTGACCTGGTCGCGGTTGGAGCGCTCGCAGGTCATGGAGGCGGCGAAGAACTGCACGGGGTAGTGGGCGCGGAGGTAGGCCATGCGGTAGGCGACGTAGGCGTAGGCGGTGGAGTGCGCCTTGTTGAAGCCGTAGCCGGCGAAGAACTCGATGAGGTTGTAGATGTCCTGGGCGGTCTTGGCGTCGAGGCCGCGCTCGGTCGAGCCCTGGATGAAGGCGTCGCGGCCCTTCTTGATCTTGTCTTCCTTCTTCTTGCTGATCGCTTTGATCATCGAGAGGGCCTCGCCCATGGACATGCCGCCGATGTCGTGGGCGAGTTGCATGATCTGCTCTTGATAGACGATGAGGCCGTAGGTGCCCTTGAGGTAGGGCTCGAGCTTGGGGTGCGCGTAGGTGATCGGCTCGCGGCCGTGCTTGCAGTTGATGAACTTGTCCATCATGCCGCTCTGGAGCGGGCCGGGCCGGTAGTAGGCCACGATGGCGATGAGGTCCTCGATCGAGTCGGGCTTGGCGCGGGTGAGCAGGCTGCGCATGCCCTGCGAGGCGAACTGGAAGACGCCCTCCGTCTCGCCGCGCTTGAGCAGCTCGTAGGTTGCGGCATCGTCGAGGGGAATCTGCGTGAGGTCGAGGCGCGTCCCGGTCTCGCGCTCGACCAGGTCGAGGATTTCGTGGCAGATGGTCAGGCTGCGAAGGCCCAGGAAGTCCATCTTCAGCAGCCCGATGGTCTCCACGTCCTCGAAGACGAACTGGGTGGTGACGGTGTCGCCGGTCTTGCACAGGGGCAGGTGCTCGGTGAGCGGCCGGTCGGAGATGACGACTCCTGCGGCGTGGGTGGAGGCGTGGCGGCAGAGGCCCTCGAGGCGCATGGCCACGTCGAGCAGGTTGTGGATTCGCGGGTCGTTCTTGTAGCGGTTCTGGAGCTCGGGGCTCTTGGCCAGGGCCTCCTTGAGGGTAATGTGGAGGACCTCGGGCACCTCCTTCGCGATGGCGTCCACTTCCTTGAGCGGAATGTCCATCACGCGCCCCACGTCGCGGATGGCGGCCCGCGCGCCCAGGGTGCCGAAGGTGACGATCTGGGCCACGCAGTCGGCGCCGTACTTCTGGCGCACGTAGCTCAGCACCTCTTCGCGCCGCACCTCGCAGAGGTCCACGTCAATGTCGGGCGGCTCGCGCCGTTCGGGGTCGAGGAAGCGCTTGAAGAGCAGGCCGTGCTCGACGGGGTTGAAGTCGGTCATGCCCAGGGCGCGGGTGATGAGGCAGCCGGCGCCGGAGCCGCGGAGGCCGACGGGGATGTCGTGCTCGCGGGCGTACATCACGAAGTCGCGCACGATGAGGAAGTAGCTGGCGTAGGCCATCTCCTTGATGATGCCCAGCTCCTCCTCCAGGCGCGCCACCACGTCGGCCGGGGGCTGGCCGCCATACATCTCGCGCAGGCCGTCGAAGGCCAGGCGGCGCAGGTGTTCGTCGTTCGACACGCCCCCGGAGTCGAAGGGCGGGAAGTGCCGCTTCGAGAAGTCCATCTTGAGGTTGCAGCGCTCGGCGATGTCGAGCGTGGCGGCGAGGGCCTCGGGCAGGTCCTTGAAACGCTCGGCCATTTCGCGGCCGGAGGCGAAGTAGAACTGGTCGGTGCCGAAGGCCATGCGGTCTTCGTCAGTGAGCAGCTTGCCGGTGTTGATGCACAGCAGGGCCTCGTGGGCGGCCGCGTCGTCGCGGCGCAGGTAGTGGATGTCGTTGGTCGCCACGAGGGGCACGCCCAGCTCGCGGGCGATGGCGATCTCGCCCTGGTTCACGGTGCGCTGCTCGTCGAGACCGTTCTCCTGGACCTCGAGGTAGTAGCGCCCCGGGCCGAAGAGGTCGCGGTATCGCGCGGCGGTGTCGCGGGCGACGCCGTGGCGCTCGGCGAGGAGGTGATGGGCGACCTCGCTCTTGAGGCAGCCGCTGAGGCAGAGGAGGCCCCCGCAGTGCTTCTGGAGCAGTTCCCAGTCAATCCGGGGCTTGTAGTAGAAGCCTTCGAGGTAGGCGGCGGAGGCGAGCTTGATCAGGTTGCGCCAGCCCTGCTCGTTCTCGGCCAGCAGCGTGAGGTGGAAGGCGGCCTCCTTGATGCCGCCGGTATTCACCTTGTCGAGGCGGCTGCCGGGGGCCACGTAGGCCTCGTAGCCGATGATGGGCTTGACGCCGGCGTCGGAGGCGGCGCGGTAGAACTCCACGGCGCCGAAGAGGTTGCCGTGATCGGTCACGGCCACGGCCGGCATCTTCAGCTCGCTCGCCGTCTCGACCAGCTCGGGAATCTTGCACGCCCCGTCGAGCAGCGAGTAGTGGCTATGGACATGGAGATGCACGAAGCTATCGGCTGAGGCCATGGCTGCCTCCTGATGGCTTTCTCGGACGCTCGGGCAATCGAAGACGAGCCAGGAAGAGACCTGGTTCGAAGCTGGTCACCGCAGCGCGGCATACCAGGGGATGGGCTTCAACGTGCCCCGCCCACAACAACTGCGGTATCCTAGCGCCGGTGCGCCCACTGTGTCAACGGCAAAATCCGGCGGCCCCTAACCGCCCGAGGCGCTTGGCTTTGCGTCGCCCCACCCCATTCACCACGCCGTCCAGCCGCCGTCCACCGACAGCACGCTGCCTGTGACCATGCCCGCCTCATCGCTGGCCAGGTAGACCACGGCGGCGGCCACGTCCCCGGGCGTGGCCAGCCGGCCCGCGGGGATGCGCGCCAGCACCGAGGCGCGGAACTCTGGGTTCGCCAGCCGAGCCCGCGTGAGGTTCGTCTCCACCACGGTCGGCGCCACGGCGTTCACCGTGACCCCCTGCTTCGCCCACTCGACGGCCAGCCCCTTGGCCAGCAGGATCACGGCGGCCTTGCTCGCGCAGTAGAGGCTCTGCCCCGGCAGCGCCACCAGCCCGGCCTGGCTCGCAACGAAGATCACCCGCCCGTAGCCTCTGGCCAGCATCGCCGGCGCCACCGCCTGGGTGACGAAGAAGTGCCCCTTCACGTTCGTATCGAACACCGCATCCCAGTCGGCCTCCGTGACGTCGAGGCCCGGCCCCGGGCGGTTGATCCCCGCGTTGTTGACCAGGACATCAATGCGTCCGAGGCCGCGCTCGGCCTCGGCCACGCCCTCGCGCACCTGGGCCAGATCGCGAATATCCATCGCCACCCTCACCACGCGGTGGCCGTGCGCCGAGGCCCCCGCGGCGGTGTCGTCCAGGCTCACGCCGGGGCGGTCCGCGAGGGCCACATCGGCCCCGCTGCGCGCCAGGGCGACGGCCGAGGCCGCGCCCAGGCCGCCCGCCGCGCCCGTGACCAGAGCCGTCTTGCCCTCCAGGCGAAACATGGGCACGCTCATCCCTGTGTCTCCGGTGTTCCAAGGGGACACTCGTTCGGCGGGTGCAGTGTACAGGATCGCCGGGCCATTGCAACCCAGGCAAGTGCCGGGGAGCCATGCCCTCGGGTTGGGCGAGGTTGCGGTGGTCTCCGAGCCGGCCGCGGCAGCGTGAGGTGTGGCCTCCGCCTAACGTCGCAGGCGCAGGGCAGGGTCGCCGAGGAGCTGGTAGAGCCGCGCGGCCGGCGGGCAGACGGCCGACGCCTTCAGCGCGACGTCGCCCAGCACGGCCGGGCCGGGCGCGAAGGCGTGGCGGAAGAACTCGGCCCCCATCGTCTTGGCCGCGCTGTTCTCAGACATGCCGGTCGGCCCCCAGAAGGCGATGCCCCCGCCCCCATCCTGCAACACCAGGGCGAGGCCGAGACACCGATAGCCAGGCATCTCGAACCTTCCGGCGATGCAGGTGAAGGCCGTGACCACCGGCAGGCGGCTGCCGTTGCTCAACGAGCCCGCATCCCTCACAGTCAGCAACCCATCGCTCGCGAACCGGTCCATGCCGCCGTGCCCGATGTAGTTCAGCAGGAACGCGCCGCGGTTCAGGGCG of the Planctomycetota bacterium genome contains:
- a CDS encoding EamA family transporter, whose translation is MSRRALVLGVLACVSWSTVFVLGRMTIRHHATDPVVLGLYRFGLTGLVLAATLILSGRGGALGVVIREPAPFLFLGLTGGFAMGFFVFLALQHTHSIVVQVIMNSNPVLIVPLSLLVGERVGVGKVCGVALGVAGCVLVLGGVSPEQAHENPRHVLGGVLAGLSGLSWAAYTVFGRRVVRRHGGLVTTTLSMLIGGVAFLVACLAMGKGLALPWRGALAGVYLALVPTAFGFTAWYVALKDLPANVLGPLQFVVPVGGVALALLLLPDERLTAPMLLGGIVALAGVFLSTREAAGPRARGSDESDL
- a CDS encoding carbon-nitrogen hydrolase family protein, translated to MRVGIVQMRVETGEKEANLERALVGIAEAAEQRADVVVLPECLDLGWLCGRARELAEPVPGTLSRRLAEAARAHGVYLCAGFTEQAGESFYNSALLFDRMGRLILKHRKINELEVGLRTYSRGSELRVADTEFGRIGVNICADNWVPFIDQTLACMGARVVLSPCAWACEPRKEAANSKAIRERFKKRTTESPIFLVGANSVGELTDGPWKGRILHGRSLVYGPGGRELAAGHLNKEQILYCDIA
- a CDS encoding Rrf2 family transcriptional regulator translates to MKLSKKGIYALRVLPHLADGYGKEALSAATLAKREGISVKYLEQVLTTLRKAGFLVSERGKEGGYALRVPPQQVTLGDVIRAVDGPLAPIPCASRTAPHHDPDCPYPIETCWLRLLMLRVRDNIAAVLDQETVAQMAAEARRAVRKA
- a CDS encoding glucose 1-dehydrogenase produces the protein MSVPMFRLEGKTALVTGAAGGLGAASAVALARSGADVALADRPGVSLDDTAAGASAHGHRVVRVAMDIRDLAQVREGVAEAERGLGRIDVLVNNAGINRPGPGLDVTEADWDAVFDTNVKGHFFVTQAVAPAMLARGYGRVIFVASQAGLVALPGQSLYCASKAAVILLAKGLAVEWAKQGVTVNAVAPTVVETNLTRARLANPEFRASVLARIPAGRLATPGDVAAAVVYLASDEAGMVTGSVLSVDGGWTAW
- a CDS encoding sulfite exporter TauE/SafE family protein, translated to MKLSGETLMAADEQAPARRLRVAWNIGLVALGGLLLALTFTRMPGLAVGGAWRFVAIGLMAFVAEYVDSSLGMGYGTTLTPLLMILGFSPLQIVPAVLLSEFFTGISAGLMHHGFGNVDLRRGTRAFTTTWILALCSVVGALAAVVLAVNLPKQAVKLYIGAMVLAVGLFIILAGKGIGRFSWGKIVGLGTVAAFNKGISGGGYGPLLTGGQVLAGVPGKNAIGITSLAEGVVCLVGLIAYFSLSQSLDWGLAVPLVVGAMASVPAATWTVKVLPESILRRSIGYATTFLGVLSLVSSIKM
- a CDS encoding sugar phosphate isomerase/epimerase, yielding MQIGFLTACMGKKSLEDVVRVASELGFAALEVSVGHLPADRAIKEASKIKDLFAENGLAISSLAAYSNLLEADEAKRQAAIAAFKKNVDACVAVGTPILCAMTGMPVPGKSKEQTIAEDFKTVFTPLAQYAEDKGIKIAFENWFPTLLQHFDLWDAILAAVPSPAIGFNYDPSHLIWQGIDYLGGVDRYKDRIFHTHAKDTEMKAEVLARRGCLAGGWWRYVIPGYGSVEWGKYVGRLRQIGYKGVLSIEHEDGAFSPEDGLDKGIKYLRLFV
- a CDS encoding DNA methyltransferase, giving the protein MSHPPYQPPRLERPPIYTVGANPAIAPFLAAGRRQGRAAEAGPPTDVAASKGSAAYRAHSYHTKVPPEGIVPFIEHYTSPGGVVLDPFCGSGMTGVAALRAGRRAVLVDLSPAATFIASNYCAPPDPQRLRREAQRLLAAVAGELDPLYATTCRSCGGAASIAYTVWSDRYACPDCGGEFALWDVARKGRRVAGRLACPHCPREAPRGGWRRLDPVPVRIALDCRGCGRQEAPPTEADRALAQAAGAGDWEQRVPHPTTPIPTRGDEIARVHKQGIGRVDQLFTRRNLRALATLWHAAATLPGLECRRGLFFCLTGAMPRASRTNKYIPALGAAPGPILGTMYIPGFHPELNVLALFQRKVDDVVRYSRDSGLAKDGLLFQPVERDAVRISTQSATDLSNIPDASIDYAFTDPPFGANIAYSELNLVWESWLGVRTHVPDEAVMSRTQRKGAEDYRRLMAQAFGEVRRVLRPGGRFSIVFHNTAAEVWRALQDALADAGFAVEAAVTFDKGPNQSFKQFTAEGAVTHDLVVTCAPEERGISAPRPPAATEADLAEYLQGLRAAPSGSREPRRLYSAAIAHFLVRGVRVPFGFREFRAMLARTE
- a CDS encoding DNA polymerase III subunit alpha — protein: MASADSFVHLHVHSHYSLLDGACKIPELVETASELKMPAVAVTDHGNLFGAVEFYRAASDAGVKPIIGYEAYVAPGSRLDKVNTGGIKEAAFHLTLLAENEQGWRNLIKLASAAYLEGFYYKPRIDWELLQKHCGGLLCLSGCLKSEVAHHLLAERHGVARDTAARYRDLFGPGRYYLEVQENGLDEQRTVNQGEIAIARELGVPLVATNDIHYLRRDDAAAHEALLCINTGKLLTDEDRMAFGTDQFYFASGREMAERFKDLPEALAATLDIAERCNLKMDFSKRHFPPFDSGGVSNDEHLRRLAFDGLREMYGGQPPADVVARLEEELGIIKEMAYASYFLIVRDFVMYAREHDIPVGLRGSGAGCLITRALGMTDFNPVEHGLLFKRFLDPERREPPDIDVDLCEVRREEVLSYVRQKYGADCVAQIVTFGTLGARAAIRDVGRVMDIPLKEVDAIAKEVPEVLHITLKEALAKSPELQNRYKNDPRIHNLLDVAMRLEGLCRHASTHAAGVVISDRPLTEHLPLCKTGDTVTTQFVFEDVETIGLLKMDFLGLRSLTICHEILDLVERETGTRLDLTQIPLDDAATYELLKRGETEGVFQFASQGMRSLLTRAKPDSIEDLIAIVAYYRPGPLQSGMMDKFINCKHGREPITYAHPKLEPYLKGTYGLIVYQEQIMQLAHDIGGMSMGEALSMIKAISKKKEDKIKKGRDAFIQGSTERGLDAKTAQDIYNLIEFFAGYGFNKAHSTAYAYVAYRMAYLRAHYPVQFFAASMTCERSNRDQVNAFVKDAKAHGIEVLPPDLNRSYTDFRTEGRQIRFGLGAIKNLGDKTADALVAAREAGGPFRSLFDLCERCDSRLVTRAALETLIKCGAADSLGGTRGQLLAGLDRALQVGATAQQDRSRGQASLFDLLADQQTPPQEQLPDVPDVPKNEQQAWEKDLLGFYVSGHPLEEHEDVLRMYATATTAQLAQTEDGTEVVVGGIVDSVRISVTRKGRFEGQRWARYELSDLDGTARGVMFAQEFAQHGQLLKEGAIVFIRGRVDYQGNEPTLRAQQIIPIERAHALLAGSLIVDVDEAAANEATLTELRDLCAAHHGELPVYVRIRLLDQSAYTLRVGRSMYVEPSAQLLAATHRLVGPGHARFAPRRNGNGNGHGGNGGQRPRRRPFAGTRHA